Proteins from a single region of Deltaproteobacteria bacterium:
- a CDS encoding PilZ domain-containing protein: MVSTVRKQLVKLKALDLKKQSDSLTHAEKKQWTQYYAGVLKLFDPSQTRMVEERDAMRIPMTTEVLYQRDAARFTTKCWDLSVSGIGLAFNSEVSVDDLVSLKFYLKTKKLKFFEEEHEVNCEGIVKWSSSKDNRTGIEFHGLSDELKVLIHRSLFDEIGRQIKRALQWA; encoded by the coding sequence ATGGTTTCAACTGTCCGTAAACAATTGGTAAAGCTCAAGGCTCTCGATCTGAAGAAGCAGTCGGATAGCCTCACACACGCCGAGAAAAAACAGTGGACCCAATATTATGCCGGCGTCCTAAAACTCTTTGATCCGAGCCAGACGAGGATGGTTGAAGAGCGAGATGCAATGCGGATACCGATGACAACTGAGGTTTTGTATCAGAGAGATGCTGCTCGGTTCACGACCAAGTGCTGGGACCTGTCGGTCTCAGGCATCGGCTTGGCGTTTAATTCGGAAGTCAGTGTGGACGATTTGGTGAGCCTCAAGTTTTACCTCAAGACAAAGAAGCTCAAGTTCTTTGAAGAAGAGCATGAGGTTAACTGTGAGGGCATCGTTAAATGGTCGTCCAGCAAAGATAACCGAACAGGTATTGAATTTCACGGGCTGAGTGATGAGCTTAAAGTGTTGATTCACCGCTCTTTGTTCGATGAGATTGGGCGCCAAATTAAGCGTGCTCTGCAATGGGCCTAA
- a CDS encoding trypsin-like serine protease, with protein MLFPQAVKIYATTQSPNFDCPWQADSPTSSTGSGVIIAPGLILTGAHVVSHATFLQVQKCSDANKELAQIHSVCHEADLALLSVKKSFTKGVELPEIGELPELGDTVSVVGFPVGGEEVSITEGVISRIEVQQYEHSKRRLLAATVDAAINEGNSGGPVFMDDKVVGIAFQTLKDAENIGEIVPPPLIRHFLEGTKGGRLPQIPGLGIGIQNLENPLQRKTLGMKKSDTGVLITQVEYGNSAWGILQVGDTLLSLGGQTIANNGTIRYRDLFRTKLDVALCDYYVGDTLKVKILRAGKKLSFKVDLMPWAPLVPRSQYDTKPQYIIYGGLVFQSLSRHYLETWDEWWEKAPNQLLNEYYNGTKSKDRQEVIVLTQVLADELNLGYDTLDNQIVHSVEGKIVSDLAHLAKLISAAKETTTVQLKNGCTIVLDSERVHERSDVILNRYQVPKSTSSQLR; from the coding sequence ATGTTGTTTCCACAGGCCGTCAAAATTTACGCCACCACGCAGTCCCCAAACTTTGACTGCCCATGGCAGGCCGACAGCCCAACGTCCTCAACGGGGTCCGGAGTGATCATTGCACCAGGGCTTATTCTAACAGGTGCCCACGTTGTATCTCACGCAACATTTCTTCAGGTTCAGAAATGCTCTGATGCCAACAAGGAGCTGGCGCAGATCCATTCTGTTTGCCACGAGGCAGACCTAGCCCTTCTCTCCGTCAAAAAATCATTTACCAAAGGTGTTGAGTTGCCAGAGATTGGTGAGCTTCCCGAGCTTGGGGATACCGTTTCCGTTGTAGGCTTCCCAGTTGGTGGAGAGGAAGTATCCATCACAGAGGGTGTCATTTCTCGAATAGAGGTTCAGCAGTACGAACACTCAAAGCGCCGGCTTCTAGCCGCCACCGTGGATGCTGCCATCAATGAAGGCAACAGCGGAGGCCCCGTGTTTATGGATGACAAGGTTGTGGGTATAGCCTTTCAAACGCTTAAAGATGCGGAGAATATCGGAGAGATTGTCCCTCCCCCGCTGATTCGTCACTTCTTAGAAGGGACCAAGGGCGGCCGGTTGCCTCAGATTCCAGGACTCGGAATCGGTATTCAAAATCTTGAAAACCCGCTTCAGCGCAAAACACTTGGCATGAAGAAATCTGATACTGGCGTTCTTATTACTCAGGTAGAATACGGAAATTCTGCGTGGGGAATTCTTCAGGTAGGCGACACCCTACTCTCACTCGGCGGCCAAACCATTGCCAACAACGGCACCATTCGATACCGCGACCTCTTTCGAACAAAACTAGATGTCGCACTTTGCGACTACTACGTGGGGGACACGCTCAAAGTTAAAATCTTACGAGCGGGTAAGAAACTCTCATTCAAAGTGGACTTAATGCCTTGGGCCCCGTTGGTTCCTCGCAGCCAGTACGACACAAAGCCCCAGTATATTATTTATGGCGGATTGGTCTTTCAAAGCCTGAGTCGCCACTATCTGGAAACTTGGGATGAGTGGTGGGAAAAAGCCCCAAATCAATTACTCAACGAATACTACAATGGAACCAAGTCCAAAGACCGACAAGAAGTCATCGTGCTCACACAAGTACTCGCTGACGAACTTAATTTGGGCTACGACACATTGGACAATCAAATCGTACACAGTGTGGAAGGTAAAATTGTTTCGGACCTTGCACATCTAGCAAAACTTATCAGCGCTGCTAAAGAGACCACCACGGTCCAACTCAAAAATGGTTGCACCATTGTTTTGGATTCAGAACGAGTTCATGAACGAAGTGACGTGATTCTCAATCGCTATCAAGTGCCGAAATCGACATCGAGCCAGCTTCGCTGA